A part of Rhopalosiphum maidis isolate BTI-1 chromosome 3, ASM367621v3, whole genome shotgun sequence genomic DNA contains:
- the LOC113559450 gene encoding uncharacterized protein LOC113559450, with protein MIISLAFVCINDLDNAIDVLSNYLSEELHSMLEWFEDNYIGRMNRNNRNRRKPRFAPQTWNLYQRVLNYQNKTNNLAEAANRRLNIEMGCDHPTLWSFIINLKKIQDGRDIYYNQLEKGRSPPKK; from the coding sequence atgattatttcacTAGCATTCGTTTGTATAAATGATCTTGATAATGCAATAGATGtactttcaaattatttatccgAGGAACTACACTCAATGTTGGAATGGTTCGAAGATAACTACATTGGTAGAATGAATCGTAATAACCGAAATCGAAGAAAACCTCGATTTGCACCTCAAACGTGGAATTTATATCaacgtgttttaaattatcagaacaaaacaaataatcttGCAGAAGCAGCAAATCGTAGGCTAAATATTGAAATGGGATGTGATCACCCTACGTTAtggtcatttataataaatttgaaaaaaattcaagacGGTCGGGATATATATTACAACCAGCTTGAAAAAGGGAGAAGtccaccaaaaaaataa